The following are from one region of the Gossypium hirsutum isolate 1008001.06 chromosome D03, Gossypium_hirsutum_v2.1, whole genome shotgun sequence genome:
- the LOC107950056 gene encoding uncharacterized protein translates to MERVGPVAYHLALPTELQKIHDVFHVSMLRIYQSDPSHVISMEDIEIQPDMSCEEELVEILAREMKELRNKRVPLVKILWHSHSVEEATWEPEEAMRSQYPYLFSGKFRGRNLIRGEL, encoded by the coding sequence atgGAAAGAGTGGGACCAGTTGCGTATCATTTAGCTTTGCCTACGGAACTACaaaaaattcatgatgtttttcatgtttcaatgcttagaATATATCAATCGGATCCATCTCATGTTATTTCAATGGAAgatattgaaattcaacctgatatgtcaTGTGAAGAAGAACTGGTTGAGATTTTGGCACGTGAGATGAAAGAATTGCGTAATAAGCGAGTTCCATTAGTGAAAATATTGTGGCATAGTCATAGTgttgaagaagcgacttgggaaccaGAAGAGGCTATGAGATCTCAGTACCCCTACCTCTTTTCagggaaatttcgaggacgaaatttaatTAGGGGAGAATtataa